Proteins from a genomic interval of bacterium:
- the thiE gene encoding thiamine phosphate synthase yields the protein MDKRVRIIDANFNRTREGLRVIEDGIRFYLENEEIFKKIKDFRHKFIKEVIKNFPIIFLHKTRESSYDVGKNYDVKEKENIKRIIEKNCLRVEEGLRAIEEYSKCIDGKISSIFHDLRFEFYNLEKQITTLISRKKILLPFVYAIINLEDNKNIFSITEEIIKGKVDIIQLRYKGENIKYFLDIAKKLKKVIPDEIIYIINDRVDICEIVDADGVHLGDRDISGEDARKVIPDKIIGVSTNSLEEVLKYKGKDIDYLAIGAIYPSPTKKERKVVGTTIIKDIKKKINIPLVAIGGINKDNVKEVIKNGADGVALISAIEKAKNKEEYLKQIKKKVKKEWMKINKKTKIKNNK from the coding sequence ATGGACAAAAGAGTTAGAATAATTGATGCAAATTTTAATAGAACAAGAGAGGGCTTGAGAGTTATAGAAGATGGAATAAGATTTTATTTAGAAAATGAAGAAATTTTTAAGAAAATAAAAGATTTCAGACATAAATTTATAAAGGAAGTAATTAAAAACTTCCCAATTATTTTCTTACATAAAACAAGAGAAAGTTCTTATGATGTTGGAAAGAATTATGATGTAAAAGAAAAAGAAAATATAAAAAGAATAATAGAGAAAAATTGTTTAAGGGTTGAAGAAGGGCTGAGGGCAATTGAAGAATATTCAAAGTGTATTGATGGTAAAATTTCAAGTATATTTCATGATTTAAGGTTTGAGTTTTACAATTTAGAAAAACAAATTACAACTTTAATTTCAAGAAAAAAAATACTTCTTCCATTTGTTTATGCAATTATAAATTTAGAGGATAATAAAAATATTTTTAGCATTACAGAGGAAATAATAAAAGGAAAAGTTGATATAATTCAATTAAGATATAAAGGAGAAAATATAAAATATTTCTTAGATATAGCAAAAAAATTGAAAAAAGTTATACCAGATGAGATAATATACATTATAAATGATAGAGTTGATATATGTGAAATTGTTGATGCAGATGGAGTTCATTTAGGAGATAGAGATATAAGTGGTGAGGATGCAAGAAAAGTTATACCGGACAAAATTATAGGGGTTTCAACGAATTCATTAGAAGAAGTTTTAAAATATAAGGGGAAGGATATTGATTATTTAGCAATTGGAGCAATTTATCCATCCCCAACAAAAAAAGAAAGAAAAGTAGTAGGTACTACAATTATAAAGGATATAAAAAAGAAAATAAATATTCCATTAGTGGCAATTGGAGGTATAAATAAAGATAATGTAAAGGAAGTAATAAAAAATGGAGCAGACGGAGTTGCTTTGATATCTGCAATAGAAAAAGCAAAAAACAAAGAAGAATATTTAAAACAAATAAAAAAGAAGGTGAAAAAAGAATGGATGAAAATAAACAAAAAAACAAAAATAAAAAACAACAAATAA
- the rfaE2 gene encoding D-glycero-beta-D-manno-heptose 1-phosphate adenylyltransferase, whose translation MRKKKSFKEIVKIVNELKREKKKIVFTNGCFDIIHSGHIKLLKKAKQLGDVVIVGINKDSSIKKIKGKNRPILNENQRIEIISAIEFVDYVVPFGQTTPEKLIKIIKPDILIKGGDYKKEDVVGKDIVEKYGGKVYIFPLIGNISTTNIIKKIKNGQKS comes from the coding sequence ATGAGAAAGAAAAAGAGTTTTAAGGAAATAGTCAAAATAGTAAATGAATTAAAAAGGGAAAAGAAGAAAATTGTTTTTACAAATGGGTGTTTTGATATTATACATTCAGGGCATATAAAACTTCTAAAAAAAGCAAAACAACTTGGAGATGTTGTTATAGTTGGAATAAACAAAGATAGTTCAATTAAAAAAATAAAAGGTAAAAATAGACCTATTTTAAATGAAAATCAGCGTATTGAAATTATTTCTGCAATAGAATTTGTTGATTATGTTGTTCCTTTTGGTCAAACTACTCCTGAAAAACTAATAAAAATAATAAAACCAGATATTTTAATAAAAGGAGGGGATTATAAAAAAGAAGATGTAGTAGGTAAAGATATTGTTGAAAAGTATGGTGGTAAGGTCTATATTTTTCCTCTTATTGGAAATATATCAACAACAAATATAATTAAAAAAATTAAAAATGGACAAAAGAGTTAG
- a CDS encoding SIS domain-containing protein, which yields MNQNNNIEKIKKEIEESIKLKKELLEKENIDRILSAALMIKKCLENKKKVLLCGNGGSAADCQHFAGEMVGRFKKERKPYPFISLTTDTSILTSISNDYSFKKIFERQVECLGEKGDILICFSTSGESENILLAAHKGKKVGMEIISFTGKEPNSLSKISSLTLSVPSEDTPRIQEVHCLIYHIICSLVE from the coding sequence ATGAACCAGAACAATAATATTGAGAAAATAAAAAAGGAAATAGAAGAAAGTATAAAACTAAAAAAAGAACTTCTTGAAAAAGAAAATATTGACAGGATATTGTCTGCTGCCTTAATGATAAAAAAATGTTTAGAAAATAAGAAAAAAGTTCTTTTATGTGGAAATGGTGGAAGTGCAGCAGATTGCCAGCATTTTGCAGGTGAAATGGTTGGAAGATTTAAAAAAGAAAGAAAACCATATCCATTTATTTCTCTTACAACAGATACATCTATATTAACAAGCATAAGTAATGACTATTCTTTTAAAAAAATATTTGAAAGACAGGTAGAATGTCTTGGTGAAAAAGGAGATATACTTATATGTTTCTCTACATCAGGAGAATCAGAAAATATATTACTTGCTGCTCATAAAGGGAAAAAAGTTGGAATGGAAATAATTTCCTTCACAGGTAAAGAACCAAATTCTTTATCAAAAATTTCATCTCTTACTTTATCAGTCCCTTCCGAAGACACACCAAGAATTCAGGAAGTCCACTGCCTAATTTATCATATTATTTGTTCTCTTGTTGAATAA